In Paenibacillus algicola, a genomic segment contains:
- the dapF gene encoding diaminopimelate epimerase, with amino-acid sequence MEFTKMHGLGNDFIVVYGEQELPADASERAIELCSRFFGIGADGLVYILPSEVADFKMRIMNSDGSEAEQCGNAIRCVAKYVYDKGYISQEEITIETLGAGVQPLTLQLEDGKVKTVRVDMGAPVLEGLQVPTTVDANPVIHHPVEVGGQAFRFTAVSMGNPHCVIYVDDAVGFDLSTWGPLLETHPLFPKKINVEFATVQRRDYIDMRVWERGAGPTLACGTGACATLVSSVLNGTSDRAATVSLKGGDLFIEWDEDSNHVFMTGPAAFVFEGNVD; translated from the coding sequence ATGGAATTTACGAAGATGCATGGCCTTGGAAATGATTTTATTGTAGTTTATGGAGAACAGGAACTGCCTGCGGATGCTTCAGAGCGTGCGATTGAGCTGTGCAGCCGTTTTTTTGGAATTGGAGCCGACGGGCTTGTATATATACTGCCTTCCGAGGTGGCAGATTTTAAGATGCGCATTATGAACTCGGACGGCAGCGAAGCCGAGCAGTGTGGCAATGCCATCCGTTGTGTAGCCAAGTATGTGTATGACAAGGGCTACATCTCGCAGGAAGAGATCACGATCGAGACGCTGGGTGCCGGTGTGCAGCCGCTTACGCTGCAGCTGGAAGACGGCAAGGTGAAGACGGTTCGCGTCGATATGGGAGCGCCGGTGCTGGAGGGTCTTCAGGTTCCGACAACAGTAGACGCCAATCCGGTCATTCATCATCCGGTCGAGGTCGGCGGTCAGGCGTTCCGCTTTACAGCGGTATCCATGGGCAATCCGCATTGCGTTATTTATGTGGATGATGCGGTCGGCTTCGACCTGAGCACCTGGGGGCCGCTGCTGGAGACGCACCCGCTGTTCCCGAAGAAGATCAATGTCGAGTTTGCAACCGTTCAGCGCCGCGATTATATCGATATGCGTGTCTGGGAGCGCGGAGCCGGTCCAACACTGGCCTGCGGGACCGGAGCCTGCGCCACACTGGTTTCCTCCGTATTGAATGGGACCAGTGACCGCGCAGCTACGGTATCCCTGAAGGGCGGCGACCTGTTCATTGAGTGGGATGAGGACAGCAACCATGTATTTATGACAGGACCTGCAGCGTTTGTATTTGAAGGGAATGTCGACTAG
- a CDS encoding calcium-translocating P-type ATPase, SERCA-type, which produces MEQKQWHQMDTSELQQMMQVHPQQGLTEEEVEQRRKESGFNELSEGVKISPFTLFLNQFKDFMVLVLLGATLVSGMLGEYLDAVTIVAIIMINAVLGFVQEFRAERSLRALKQLSAPGAKVIRDGKVVHIAAKLLVPGDMILVESGDRIPADVRWLESSSCSVEESALTGESLPVNKHAEPIEGEDVPLGDRKNTGYMGTMVTRGTAKGIVICTGMNTEMGKIADLIQSTESQATPLQHRLEQLGKILIGVSLALTVMVVVAGILHGQPAAGMFLAGVSLAVAAIPEGLPAIVTIALALGVQRMIKRKAIVRKLPSVETLGCASVICSDKTGTLTQNKMTVTRVWTGGGMMEVTGQGYEPQGQILKAAKPVELSKEPALRRLLQISVLCNNAEIQEVKPEDSRGKKKAAKDAGGSGAKSDSTWELKGDPTEGALLALASKMGMSSSTLSGLYQREREFPFDSERKLMSVLVSHQGGRLIYTKGAPDVLLDACAYILWDGNVVPLTGTLKQKVLAANEGMAGDALRVLGLAYRDLRSYDKPDTEKEAECQLVFAGLTGMIDPPRREVRDAIAVCRRAGIKTVMITGDHRTTAEAIAAQLGIIPRGGLSMTGQELSRMDDQELDAKVDHTYVYARVSPEHKLRIVKSLQRKGHVVAMTGDGVNDAPAIKAADIGISMGITGTDVTKEASALVLSDDNFSTIVAAIEEGRSIYENIRKFIRYLLASNVGEILTMFFAMMMGLPLPLVPIQILWVNLVTDGLPAMALGVDQPEKDLMEHKPRGAKENIFARRLGWKIISRGILIGLCTLGAFWLTLSHAPDSPGQLAKAQSVAFATLVMAQLIHVFDCRSSRSIFHRNPLQNKYLVLAVLSSVLLLLGVMYIEMLQPIFKTVPLGLREWAVTLVAAGIPTFLMGAGSVWGGRKNRSRRSMVKSANLSA; this is translated from the coding sequence ATGGAACAAAAGCAATGGCACCAGATGGATACGAGCGAGCTGCAGCAGATGATGCAGGTTCATCCGCAGCAGGGCCTTACCGAGGAGGAAGTAGAGCAGCGGCGGAAGGAAAGCGGCTTTAACGAGCTGTCGGAGGGAGTGAAAATCTCTCCGTTCACGCTGTTTCTGAACCAGTTCAAGGATTTTATGGTGCTGGTGCTGCTAGGAGCCACTCTCGTGTCGGGAATGCTCGGGGAGTACTTGGATGCGGTAACGATTGTCGCAATCATTATGATCAATGCCGTCCTTGGGTTTGTGCAGGAATTCCGGGCGGAGCGTTCGCTGCGCGCCTTGAAGCAGCTGTCCGCGCCGGGAGCGAAGGTGATCCGAGACGGAAAAGTCGTGCATATTGCGGCAAAGCTGCTGGTGCCCGGGGATATGATCCTGGTGGAGAGCGGCGACCGCATTCCTGCAGACGTCCGGTGGCTGGAAAGCAGCAGCTGCAGTGTCGAGGAGTCGGCGCTGACCGGGGAATCCCTGCCGGTGAATAAGCATGCCGAGCCGATTGAAGGGGAGGATGTTCCTTTAGGTGACCGCAAAAACACCGGCTACATGGGCACAATGGTCACGCGCGGAACCGCCAAAGGAATCGTCATCTGCACGGGCATGAACACCGAAATGGGGAAGATTGCCGATCTTATTCAGAGCACCGAGTCCCAGGCAACTCCGCTGCAGCATCGCCTGGAGCAGCTGGGGAAAATATTGATTGGTGTTTCACTGGCATTGACGGTTATGGTGGTCGTGGCCGGTATTTTGCACGGACAGCCGGCTGCCGGCATGTTCCTGGCAGGGGTCAGCCTGGCGGTAGCTGCCATCCCGGAAGGGCTGCCAGCCATTGTAACGATCGCGCTGGCGCTAGGGGTCCAGCGGATGATCAAGCGCAAGGCGATCGTGCGGAAGCTGCCTTCGGTCGAAACCCTCGGCTGCGCCTCCGTCATCTGCTCTGACAAGACAGGCACGCTCACCCAGAACAAAATGACTGTGACCCGTGTCTGGACCGGCGGCGGGATGATGGAGGTCACCGGCCAGGGCTATGAGCCGCAGGGACAGATTCTGAAGGCCGCGAAGCCAGTGGAGCTGAGTAAGGAGCCGGCGCTGCGGCGGCTGCTTCAAATTAGCGTATTGTGCAACAATGCTGAAATTCAGGAAGTGAAGCCGGAAGACAGCAGGGGGAAAAAGAAAGCAGCCAAAGACGCCGGAGGCAGCGGTGCAAAGAGCGATTCCACCTGGGAGCTGAAGGGGGATCCAACCGAGGGAGCGCTGCTGGCGCTCGCCAGCAAAATGGGCATGAGCAGCTCGACTCTTTCCGGGCTGTATCAGCGGGAACGGGAATTTCCTTTCGATTCGGAGCGGAAGCTGATGTCGGTTCTGGTCAGTCATCAGGGCGGAAGGCTCATCTACACCAAGGGGGCGCCGGATGTCCTGCTGGATGCCTGTGCGTATATATTGTGGGATGGCAATGTCGTGCCGCTGACCGGAACCCTGAAGCAAAAGGTGCTGGCAGCCAACGAAGGTATGGCTGGCGATGCGCTGCGCGTGCTGGGCCTCGCTTACCGGGATCTCCGGTCTTATGACAAGCCGGATACCGAGAAGGAAGCGGAATGCCAGCTTGTGTTTGCCGGACTGACAGGCATGATCGATCCGCCAAGGCGAGAGGTTCGAGATGCGATTGCTGTCTGCCGCCGGGCCGGGATCAAGACCGTCATGATCACGGGAGATCATCGGACGACAGCAGAAGCGATTGCTGCCCAGCTGGGGATCATCCCGCGCGGCGGCTTGTCCATGACGGGACAAGAGCTGTCAAGAATGGACGATCAGGAGCTCGATGCGAAGGTGGACCACACCTACGTCTATGCGCGGGTCTCGCCGGAGCACAAGCTGCGGATTGTTAAGTCGCTGCAGCGCAAGGGACATGTGGTAGCCATGACCGGGGACGGCGTCAACGACGCTCCGGCGATCAAGGCGGCAGACATTGGCATTTCCATGGGCATTACCGGAACGGATGTGACCAAGGAGGCGTCGGCGCTGGTGCTCAGTGACGACAACTTCTCGACGATCGTGGCCGCTATTGAGGAAGGGCGGAGCATCTATGAGAACATCCGTAAGTTTATAAGATACTTGCTGGCATCCAATGTGGGCGAAATTCTGACGATGTTCTTTGCGATGATGATGGGTCTGCCGCTGCCGCTGGTGCCGATTCAGATTCTGTGGGTCAATCTCGTGACCGATGGTCTGCCGGCCATGGCGCTCGGGGTGGATCAGCCGGAGAAGGATCTGATGGAGCACAAGCCGCGCGGCGCGAAGGAGAACATCTTCGCCCGGCGGCTGGGCTGGAAGATTATCAGCCGAGGTATTCTGATCGGCTTGTGCACACTGGGCGCCTTCTGGCTCACGTTGAGCCATGCCCCTGACTCTCCGGGACAGCTGGCGAAAGCCCAGTCGGTGGCCTTCGCCACCCTGGTTATGGCGCAGCTCATTCATGTATTTGATTGCCGGAGCTCGCGCTCCATCTTTCACCGAAACCCGCTGCAGAACAAATATCTCGTTCTTGCCGTTCTCTCCTCCGTCCTGCTGCTGCTCGGCGTTATGTATATTGAAATGCTGCAGCCGATCTTCAAGACAGTGCCTCTCGGCCTTCGGGAGTGGGCGGTCACGCTTGTGGCTGCAGGGATTCCGACCTTCCTGATGGGAGCAGGCAGCGTCTGGGGCGGCCGGAAGAACCGGAGCCGCAGAAGCATGGTGAAAAGTGCAAACCTTTCAGCATAA
- a CDS encoding Rqc2 family fibronectin-binding protein, translated as MALDGIVTRAIVQELQGCIGARINKIYQPGERDIVLHLRTQRGNAKLLLSANPTYPRVHLTQETFVNPVEAPMFCMLMRKHCESGTIEEISQIGMERIIHIKIRQRDELGDVSSKVIIVELMGRHSNIILADPASGNILDGIHHVTPAISSYRIIMPGFSYTEPPQQHKHHPLEIGADAFASAFREAQEENVTSWIVQAFSGFSPLAAQEVVHRAGLPADAKLNREDGQAEALWNAFSGLAASISQHDYTPVTGDNDKGKTVFSVIPLTFLPGALQEYDSISSCLEDYYGEKAQRDAVKQKVSDLLRFLQNERTKNIKKLDYLKKDLEEAQDADHYRISGELLFANLHQLSKGDKKAELVNFYDEEQKTIMIPLDPLLSPSDNAQRYFKKYNKYKNSLAVIEEQSDKTHQEIAYLNSLLQQLAHASLNDIDEIREELIQQGYLRDRGRKVKKKKKNDKPTLHVYTSSEGIELYVGKNNLQNEYVTNRLASSNDTWLHTKDIPGSHVVIRSDSFSEDTLQEAAQLAAYHSQAKESSSVPVDYTLIRHVRKPNGSKPGFVIYDHQKTLFVTPDEKLIRSLPVTIKNQRS; from the coding sequence ATGGCATTGGACGGTATCGTAACCCGGGCGATTGTGCAGGAGCTTCAAGGCTGCATCGGCGCCCGGATCAATAAAATATATCAGCCCGGGGAGAGAGACATCGTGCTGCACCTCCGGACACAACGCGGAAACGCCAAGCTTCTGCTGTCGGCGAACCCCACTTACCCGCGGGTGCATCTGACTCAGGAAACCTTTGTGAACCCGGTGGAGGCGCCCATGTTCTGCATGCTGATGCGCAAGCACTGTGAGAGCGGCACGATCGAGGAGATCAGTCAGATTGGCATGGAGCGCATCATCCACATCAAGATCAGGCAGCGCGATGAGCTGGGGGATGTGTCCAGCAAGGTCATTATCGTGGAGCTGATGGGAAGGCACAGCAATATTATATTGGCAGATCCGGCCTCGGGAAATATTCTGGACGGCATCCATCATGTAACCCCCGCGATCAGCAGCTACCGGATCATCATGCCCGGCTTCAGCTACACCGAGCCGCCGCAGCAGCATAAGCACCATCCCCTAGAGATCGGAGCAGACGCCTTTGCCTCTGCTTTCCGCGAGGCCCAGGAGGAGAATGTCACCTCCTGGATCGTTCAAGCCTTCAGTGGTTTCAGCCCGCTGGCCGCGCAGGAGGTTGTGCATCGTGCCGGCTTGCCGGCAGACGCCAAGCTGAATCGTGAGGACGGACAGGCTGAAGCGCTGTGGAACGCTTTTTCCGGGCTTGCAGCGTCCATTTCTCAGCACGACTACACCCCGGTTACCGGAGACAACGACAAGGGCAAGACGGTGTTCTCGGTCATTCCTCTAACCTTCCTGCCGGGAGCACTTCAGGAGTATGACAGCATCAGCAGCTGTCTGGAGGATTATTACGGGGAGAAAGCCCAGCGGGACGCGGTAAAGCAGAAGGTCAGCGACCTGCTGCGGTTTTTGCAGAATGAGCGGACGAAGAATATCAAGAAGCTGGATTATTTGAAAAAGGATCTGGAGGAAGCGCAGGATGCCGATCATTACCGGATTTCCGGAGAGCTTCTGTTTGCGAATCTGCATCAGCTGAGTAAGGGAGACAAGAAGGCTGAGCTGGTCAACTTCTACGATGAGGAGCAGAAGACAATCATGATTCCTCTGGACCCGCTGCTCTCTCCCTCAGACAATGCCCAGCGCTACTTCAAGAAATATAACAAGTACAAAAACAGCCTGGCGGTCATCGAGGAGCAAAGTGATAAAACCCATCAGGAAATCGCTTATCTTAACAGCCTGCTGCAGCAGCTGGCTCACGCCTCTCTCAACGACATTGACGAAATCCGGGAGGAGCTCATTCAGCAAGGTTATCTGAGAGACCGCGGACGCAAGGTCAAGAAGAAGAAAAAGAATGATAAGCCGACCCTGCACGTCTACACCTCCTCCGAGGGCATCGAGCTGTATGTCGGCAAAAACAATCTGCAGAACGAATATGTAACGAACCGGCTGGCGTCTTCCAACGACACCTGGCTGCACACAAAGGATATTCCGGGCTCGCATGTGGTCATCCGAAGCGACTCCTTCAGTGAGGACACACTGCAGGAAGCGGCTCAGCTGGCGGCTTACCACAGCCAGGCCAAAGAATCCAGCAGTGTTCCGGTCGATTATACTCTGATTCGGCACGTCCGCAAGCCCAATGGCTCCAAGCCGGGCTTCGTCATTTATGACCACCAGAAGACGCTGTTCGTAACGCCGGATGAGAAGCTGATCCGCAGCCTTCCGGTCACGATCAAGAATCAGCGAAGCTGA
- a CDS encoding PHP domain-containing protein produces MQHHDRQGACDLHSHTTASDGMNSPSEQVSLARKKGLAAVAITDHDTVAGVQEALEAAPTGILVVPGVEISTQAGGKDIHVLGYYINHRDELLGERLRRLRDTREARNHMIIRRLNSLGMSITMEEVISGLGRELKPDESIGRPHIADVLVAKGYAQDLRDAFDRYLAQGKPGYAPQPRITPAEACAWITEAGGAAVLAHPGLYGEDALVQALLAEGGFDGIEVYHADHGAQEEERYRRMGEERGLILTGGSDYHGERQGVVFHGDLGSKTVPVSVLNQLQAVCRRGGASFQ; encoded by the coding sequence ATGCAGCATCATGATCGCCAAGGAGCATGTGATCTACATAGTCACACGACCGCTTCGGATGGGATGAACAGCCCGTCAGAACAAGTTTCTCTCGCGAGGAAAAAGGGTCTTGCCGCCGTGGCCATTACCGATCACGATACGGTAGCAGGCGTGCAGGAGGCGCTGGAGGCCGCGCCCACCGGAATCCTTGTCGTTCCCGGCGTAGAAATTAGTACCCAGGCCGGCGGCAAGGATATTCACGTGCTCGGTTATTATATAAATCATCGCGACGAGCTCCTGGGAGAGCGGCTTCGCCGGCTGAGGGATACCCGCGAAGCGCGGAACCACATGATCATCCGCCGGCTGAACAGCCTCGGCATGAGCATCACGATGGAGGAGGTCATTTCCGGCTTGGGCCGTGAACTGAAGCCTGATGAGAGCATTGGCCGGCCGCATATCGCGGATGTATTAGTGGCCAAAGGATACGCACAGGATCTGCGGGACGCCTTTGACCGTTATCTGGCTCAGGGCAAGCCGGGCTATGCACCCCAGCCTAGAATTACACCGGCAGAGGCCTGTGCATGGATTACGGAAGCAGGCGGAGCAGCCGTGCTGGCGCATCCTGGCTTGTACGGGGAGGACGCCCTTGTTCAAGCTTTGCTTGCCGAAGGAGGGTTTGACGGGATCGAGGTGTATCATGCGGACCATGGTGCTCAGGAAGAAGAACGGTACCGCCGGATGGGGGAGGAGAGAGGACTCATTCTGACGGGAGGCTCGGATTATCATGGGGAGCGCCAGGGGGTTGTCTTTCACGGAGACCTCGGTTCTAAGACGGTTCCTGTATCGGTGCTTAATCAGCTTCAAGCTGTGTGCCGTCGAGGCGGAGCCTCATTCCAGTAA
- a CDS encoding YlbG family protein, which translates to MLAERTGFIIWVSDIKAARNLEKYGSVHYISRRMQYVVMYVNADRAEETARNVRRLSYVRKIERSYRNEIKKEYSSKTPDKTQFYGV; encoded by the coding sequence ATGCTGGCGGAACGAACAGGCTTTATTATATGGGTGAGTGATATTAAAGCAGCTAGAAATCTGGAGAAGTATGGGAGCGTTCATTATATTTCCCGCCGCATGCAGTATGTCGTCATGTACGTCAATGCAGACCGTGCGGAGGAGACGGCACGTAACGTTCGGCGGCTGTCCTATGTGCGCAAGATTGAGCGCTCGTACCGGAATGAGATCAAGAAGGAATATAGCAGCAAGACACCGGATAAAACGCAGTTTTACGGGGTCTAA